A portion of the Streptomyces erythrochromogenes genome contains these proteins:
- the aceE gene encoding pyruvate dehydrogenase (acetyl-transferring), homodimeric type, with translation MSDPVGKLPSELDQLPDRDTEETAEWAASLDAVAQAAGTRRAEYLLRRTLQHAEAAGLALPKLLETDYVNTIPTSAEPEFPGDEAMEAKITAWNRWNAAAMVTRGSKYGVGGHIATFASAAWLYETGFQHFFRGKEADGSGDQLYIQGHASPGIYARAFLDGRISEQQLDNFRQESGGNGLPSYPHPRRLPWLWEFPTVSMGLGPLSAIYQARFNRYLQNRNIKDTANSHVWAFLGDGEMDEPESTAALALASREQLDNLTFVINCNLQRLDGPVRANFRVVQELEAQFRGAGWNVIKTLWGSAWDELFQLDTTGALVRRLREVPDAQFQTYATRDVAYIRQHFFGANAELVALGALLSDAKIAECFHTSRGGHEPRKVYAAYKAALEHKGAPTVILAQTVKGYTLGAGFESKNANHQMKKLTIDEFKSMRDKLDLPIPDSAFADGQVPYGHPGANSPEVQYLSERRAALGGPAPARKVHHVALPAPAERSFAPLLKGSGKQEMATTMAFVRLVKDLMRDKETGKRWVPIVPDEARTFGMESLFPSAGIYSPLGQTYEPVDRDQLMYYKEAKDGQILNEGITEAGAMADFIAACTSYATHGEPMIPFYIFYSMFGWQRTADQMWQLADQLGKGFIVGATAGRTTLTGEGLQHADGHSHLIASTNPASLNYDPAFAYEIAVIVKDGLRRMYGETPEDVFYYLTVYNEPKVQPAMPEGVEEGILKGLYRFNQASDLENAPAADAAKIQLMASGTAIHWILEAQALLAADWNVAADVWSATSWGELRRDALECDEALLRGEVRTPYVTRALEGAQGPVLAVSDWMRQVPDQISQWVEQDYTSLGTDGFGLSDTREGARRHFGVDAQSIVVAALAQLARRGEVPASAVKEARERYGL, from the coding sequence ATGTCCGACCCCGTAGGAAAGCTTCCGAGCGAGCTCGACCAGCTCCCGGACCGCGACACCGAGGAGACCGCCGAATGGGCGGCCTCCCTCGACGCCGTCGCACAGGCCGCCGGTACGCGCCGCGCCGAATACCTGCTCCGCCGCACGCTCCAGCACGCCGAGGCCGCCGGCCTCGCCCTGCCGAAGCTGCTGGAGACGGACTACGTCAACACCATCCCCACCTCCGCGGAGCCCGAGTTCCCGGGTGACGAGGCGATGGAAGCCAAGATCACCGCCTGGAACCGCTGGAACGCGGCCGCCATGGTGACCCGCGGCTCCAAGTACGGCGTCGGCGGCCACATCGCCACCTTCGCCTCCGCCGCGTGGCTGTACGAGACCGGCTTCCAGCACTTCTTCCGCGGGAAGGAGGCCGACGGATCGGGCGACCAGCTCTACATCCAGGGCCACGCCTCCCCCGGCATCTACGCCCGCGCCTTCCTCGACGGCCGGATCTCCGAGCAGCAGCTCGACAACTTCCGCCAGGAGTCCGGCGGCAACGGCCTGCCCTCCTACCCGCACCCGCGGCGCCTGCCGTGGCTGTGGGAGTTCCCCACGGTCTCCATGGGCCTCGGCCCGCTCTCCGCGATCTACCAGGCGCGCTTCAACCGCTACCTGCAGAACCGGAACATCAAGGACACCGCCAACTCGCACGTCTGGGCCTTCCTCGGCGACGGCGAGATGGACGAGCCCGAGTCGACCGCCGCCCTGGCCCTGGCCTCCCGCGAGCAGCTCGACAACCTGACCTTCGTCATCAACTGCAACCTGCAGCGCCTCGACGGTCCGGTCCGCGCCAACTTCCGCGTGGTCCAGGAGCTGGAGGCCCAGTTCCGCGGCGCCGGCTGGAACGTCATCAAGACCCTGTGGGGCTCCGCCTGGGACGAGCTGTTCCAGCTCGACACCACGGGCGCCCTCGTACGCCGCCTGCGCGAGGTACCGGACGCGCAGTTCCAGACGTACGCGACCCGCGACGTGGCCTACATCCGCCAGCACTTCTTCGGCGCCAACGCCGAGCTGGTCGCCCTCGGCGCCCTGCTCTCCGACGCGAAGATCGCCGAGTGCTTCCACACCTCGCGCGGCGGCCACGAGCCCCGCAAGGTCTACGCCGCGTACAAGGCCGCCCTGGAGCACAAGGGCGCGCCGACGGTCATCCTGGCGCAGACCGTCAAGGGCTACACGCTGGGTGCCGGGTTCGAGTCGAAGAACGCGAACCACCAGATGAAGAAGCTGACGATCGACGAGTTCAAGAGCATGCGCGACAAGCTCGACCTCCCGATCCCGGACAGCGCCTTCGCCGACGGCCAGGTCCCGTACGGCCACCCGGGTGCGAACAGCCCCGAGGTGCAGTACCTGAGCGAGCGCCGCGCGGCCCTCGGCGGCCCGGCTCCGGCCCGCAAGGTCCACCACGTGGCCCTGCCCGCCCCGGCCGAGCGCTCCTTCGCCCCGCTGCTGAAGGGCTCCGGCAAGCAGGAGATGGCCACCACCATGGCCTTCGTCCGCCTCGTCAAGGACCTGATGCGGGACAAGGAGACCGGCAAGCGCTGGGTGCCGATCGTCCCCGACGAGGCCCGTACCTTCGGTATGGAGTCCCTCTTCCCGTCGGCCGGCATCTACTCGCCGCTGGGCCAGACGTACGAGCCGGTCGACCGCGACCAGCTCATGTACTACAAGGAAGCCAAGGACGGGCAGATCCTCAACGAGGGGATCACCGAGGCCGGCGCCATGGCCGACTTCATCGCCGCCTGCACCTCGTACGCGACGCACGGCGAGCCGATGATCCCGTTCTACATCTTCTACTCGATGTTCGGCTGGCAGCGCACCGCCGACCAGATGTGGCAGCTCGCCGACCAGCTCGGCAAGGGCTTCATCGTCGGCGCCACCGCCGGCCGCACCACGCTGACCGGTGAGGGCCTCCAGCACGCGGACGGCCACTCGCACCTGATCGCGTCCACGAACCCGGCGTCGCTCAACTACGACCCGGCCTTCGCGTACGAGATCGCGGTGATCGTCAAGGACGGTCTGCGCCGGATGTACGGCGAGACGCCGGAAGACGTCTTCTACTACCTCACGGTGTACAACGAGCCGAAGGTCCAGCCGGCGATGCCGGAGGGCGTGGAAGAGGGCATCCTCAAGGGCCTCTACCGCTTCAACCAGGCCTCCGACCTGGAGAACGCCCCGGCCGCCGATGCCGCGAAGATCCAGCTGATGGCCTCGGGCACCGCGATCCACTGGATCCTGGAGGCGCAGGCGCTGCTCGCCGCCGACTGGAACGTGGCCGCCGACGTCTGGTCCGCCACCTCGTGGGGCGAGCTGCGCCGCGACGCGCTGGAGTGCGACGAGGCGCTGCTGCGCGGCGAGGTGCGCACCCCGTACGTCACCCGCGCGCTGGAAGGCGCCCAGGGCCCGGTCCTCGCCGTGTCCGACTGGATGCGCCAGGTCCCGGACCAGATCAGCCAGTGGGTGGAGCAGGACTACACCTCTCTGGGCACGGACGGCTTCGGTCTGTCCGACACCCGTGAGGGCGCCCGCCGCCACTTCGGTGTCGACGCCCAGTCGATCGTG
- a CDS encoding GntR family transcriptional regulator — translation MTPPVVHSLREQIREHIVEGIVSGRWKPGERIVERRIAVELEVSQTPVREALRELETLRLIESAPNKGVRVRNLSAADLEEIYPVRAGLEQIAAELAAPRLAADCSALEPHVAALWEADRSSDGTAQVRHTVGFHREMVRAAGNSVLLHTWESLGIEVFTALSIRWLGTVQKSYAEEHEALVEAFRSRDPDIGVLVKRHVLGCAPRA, via the coding sequence ATCACCCCACCCGTCGTGCACTCGCTGCGCGAGCAGATCCGCGAGCACATCGTGGAGGGGATCGTCAGCGGGCGCTGGAAGCCCGGCGAGCGGATCGTGGAGCGGCGCATCGCCGTGGAGTTGGAGGTCAGCCAGACCCCTGTACGGGAGGCCCTGCGCGAGCTGGAGACGCTGCGGCTGATCGAGTCCGCGCCGAACAAGGGCGTGCGCGTGCGCAACCTCTCCGCCGCCGACCTGGAGGAGATCTACCCGGTCCGGGCGGGTCTGGAGCAGATCGCGGCCGAGCTGGCGGCGCCGCGGCTGGCAGCCGACTGCTCGGCCCTGGAACCGCACGTGGCGGCCCTGTGGGAGGCCGACCGCAGCTCGGACGGCACGGCGCAGGTGCGGCACACGGTGGGCTTCCACCGGGAGATGGTGCGGGCCGCCGGGAACAGCGTGCTGCTGCACACCTGGGAGAGCCTGGGCATCGAGGTGTTCACGGCCCTGTCCATCCGCTGGCTGGGGACCGTCCAGAAGTCCTACGCAGAGGAGCACGAGGCCCTCGTCGAGGCCTTCCGCAGTCGGGATCCGGACATCGGCGTGCTGGTGAAGCGGCACGTCCTGGGGTGCGCACCCCGGGCCTGA